A region from the Triticum aestivum cultivar Chinese Spring chromosome 3D, IWGSC CS RefSeq v2.1, whole genome shotgun sequence genome encodes:
- the LOC123073924 gene encoding uncharacterized protein, with the protein MELFERAKTVRLRSHQNKYMYADEDESHVLQDRNAASPNARWTVELVPNAPGVIRLRSRYGRYLTASNEPILMGVTGRKVIQTLPHRLDSSVEWVPVGEGRHARLQTRYGNFLRANGGLPPLRNSVTHDVPHHRHAGWVVWCIEIVQVLVHPPQCSDPITTAYSPPLPYKPHSRSPSPSPAPLPTGALRPPAPPHHRTSTPVVAQPPPPPPGSLAPPVGFSRLESADSFSVPVHKVEGRHIHYHIADDSGYVREGDEGHSFLFNGTSLGELLERLQDETGLKDVIICSRNPITSKLMPLRLQLPPNNNAMHVVLVRESSKAARSFS; encoded by the exons ATGGAGCTGTTCGAGCGCGCCAAGACGGTGCGGCTGCGGAGCCACCAAAACAAGTACATGTACGCCGACGAGGACGAGTCCCACGTCCTGCAGGACCGCAACGCCGCGTCCCCGAACGCGCGGTGGACCGTCGAGCTCGTGCCGAACGCGCCGGGCGTCATCCGCCTCCGCAGCCGCTACGGCCGCTACCTCACCGCCTCCAACGAGCCCATCCTCATGGGCGTCACCGGACGCAAGGTGATCCAGACGCTGCCCCACCGCCTCGACTCTTCCGTCGAGTGGGTCCCCGTCGGCGAAGGCAGGCACGCTCGCCTCCAGACTCGCTACGGCAACTTCCTCCGCGCCAACGGCGGCCTCCCGCCGTTGCGCAACTCCGTCACCCATGACGTCCCCCACCACCGCCATGCCGGCTGGGTCGTCTGGTGCATCGAGATCGTGCAGGTGCTCGTGCACCCGCCTCAATGCTCCGATCCCATCACCACCGCCTACTCTCCTCCTCTACCTTACAAACCACACtctcgctcgccctcgccctcgcccgctcCCTTGCCAACAGGGGCGCTCAGGCCTCCTGCGCCACCGCACCACCGTACATCGACTCCGGTCGTAGCGcagcccccgccgcctccccccgGCTCCCTAGCGCCCCCGGTCGGCTTTTCCAGGCTTGAG TCGGCGGACTCCTTCTCGGTGCCGGTGCACAAGGTGGAGGGGCGGCACATCCACTACCATATTGCGGATGACAGTGGCTATGTGCGTGAGGGAGATGAGGGGCACTCGTTCCTGTTCAACGGGACAAGCCTTGGGGAGCTGCTGGAGAGACTGCAGGACGAGACGGGGCTCAAGGACGTGATCATCTGCTCCCGCAACCCGATCACAAGCAAGTTGATGCCGCTTCGCCTGCAGCTGCCACCCAACAACAACGCCATGCATGTCGTGCTCGTGCGCGAGTCCTCAAAAG